One segment of Streptomyces sp. XD-27 DNA contains the following:
- a CDS encoding LLM class F420-dependent oxidoreductase, translated as MRLGLALGYWGRGPDPHHLRLALYAEELGYHSVWTAESWGSDAFTPLTWIAARTSRIRLGTAVAQMAARTPTATAMHALTLDHLSGGRLLLGLGLSGPQVVEGWYGRPFPASPLTATREYVDVVRQVLRRQGPVRLDGRFHAHPYAGEDGTGLGRPLKPITHPLRSDLPVLLGAEGPKNIAQTARIADGWLPLYWSPHRAELYEAALAAAPEGFLVAPLAQARLCADVAEGLRPVKAMLGFYIGGMGHTARNFHADLMARMGFEDEARHIQRLFREGRRAEAVDAVPDAFADEISLVGPRERIAERLALWRAGPVTDLLVTAPDPDTLRVLAELNG; from the coding sequence ATGCGGCTCGGCCTGGCGCTCGGATACTGGGGGCGCGGCCCCGACCCGCACCACCTCCGACTGGCCCTGTACGCCGAAGAGCTCGGCTACCACTCCGTATGGACCGCCGAGTCCTGGGGGTCCGACGCCTTCACCCCGCTCACCTGGATCGCCGCCCGGACCAGCCGGATCCGGCTGGGGACGGCCGTGGCCCAGATGGCCGCGCGGACCCCCACCGCCACCGCCATGCACGCCCTCACGCTCGACCATCTCAGCGGCGGTCGGCTGCTGCTCGGACTGGGGCTGTCCGGGCCGCAGGTCGTCGAGGGCTGGTACGGGCGGCCGTTCCCGGCGAGTCCGCTGACCGCGACCCGGGAGTACGTCGACGTGGTACGGCAGGTGCTGCGCCGTCAGGGTCCGGTGCGGCTCGACGGCCGCTTCCACGCGCATCCGTACGCGGGCGAGGACGGCACCGGGCTCGGTCGGCCGCTCAAGCCGATCACGCACCCGCTCCGTTCCGACCTGCCCGTCCTCCTGGGCGCGGAGGGGCCCAAGAACATCGCGCAGACGGCGCGGATCGCGGACGGCTGGCTGCCGCTGTACTGGTCGCCGCATCGCGCGGAGCTGTACGAGGCGGCGCTGGCGGCCGCGCCCGAGGGCTTCCTCGTCGCGCCCCTGGCCCAGGCCCGGCTCTGCGCCGACGTCGCGGAAGGGCTGCGGCCGGTCAAGGCGATGCTCGGCTTCTACATCGGCGGCATGGGGCACACCGCCCGGAACTTCCACGCCGATCTGATGGCTCGGATGGGTTTCGAGGACGAAGCCCGGCACATCCAGCGGCTGTTCCGCGAAGGCCGCCGCGCGGAGGCCGTGGACGCGGTGCCGGACGCCTTCGCCGACGAGATCTCGCTGGTGGGGCCGCGGGAACGGATCGCGGAGCGGCTGGCGCTGTGGCGTGCCGGCCCGGTGACGGACCTGCTGGTCACCGCCCCGGACCCGGACACGCTGCGGGTGCTCGCCGAACTCAACGGCTGA
- a CDS encoding maleylpyruvate isomerase family mycothiol-dependent enzyme, with amino-acid sequence MTFQGPDRRLGHDRYCAEILAQTDQLRADLAGADLSATVPTCPDWSLADLARHVGGAHRWAETIVRTRATAFVPQDEVPGVPGPGGEDPAALDAWLAEGARLLTGTLRAAGPEALVWTWTPAGTAGFWARRMVHETLVHRADAALAAGREFAADPEVEADAVDEWLEILGGPAGPVISPKLSGLRAAAGGSIHLHATDAAPETAAEWTIELDGEGFAWSRSHKKATVALRGPMADVLRVFFRRLPADSDRVEVLGDATVLDVWMENVSFG; translated from the coding sequence ATGACCTTCCAGGGACCTGACCGCCGTTTGGGCCACGACCGCTACTGCGCCGAAATCCTCGCGCAGACCGACCAGTTGCGCGCCGACCTCGCCGGCGCCGATCTGTCGGCGACCGTTCCCACCTGCCCGGACTGGAGCCTCGCCGACCTGGCCCGCCATGTGGGCGGCGCGCACCGCTGGGCGGAGACGATAGTGCGCACGCGCGCCACGGCGTTCGTGCCGCAGGACGAGGTCCCGGGGGTGCCCGGGCCCGGCGGCGAGGACCCGGCCGCACTGGACGCGTGGCTGGCCGAGGGCGCCCGGCTCCTCACCGGGACGCTCCGCGCGGCGGGCCCCGAGGCCCTGGTGTGGACCTGGACCCCGGCGGGCACCGCGGGCTTCTGGGCGCGCCGGATGGTGCACGAGACGCTGGTGCACCGGGCGGACGCCGCGCTCGCCGCGGGGCGGGAGTTCGCCGCCGACCCGGAGGTGGAGGCCGACGCGGTCGACGAATGGCTGGAGATCCTGGGCGGCCCGGCGGGCCCCGTGATCTCCCCCAAGCTGTCCGGGCTGCGCGCCGCCGCCGGTGGCAGCATCCACCTCCACGCCACCGACGCCGCCCCGGAGACGGCGGCCGAGTGGACGATCGAGCTGGACGGCGAGGGGTTCGCCTGGAGCCGGTCGCACAAGAAGGCCACGGTCGCGCTGCGCGGCCCGATGGCCGACGTGCTGCGCGTGTTCTTCCGGCGGCTGCCCGCGGACAGCGACCGCGTCGAGGTGCTGGGCGATGCCACGGTGCTCGACGTATGGATGGAGAACGTCAGCTTCGGCTGA
- a CDS encoding prenyltransferase: MTTPGRTERLVLPGVLTADQAARTVAGIASVQRADGAIPWFRGHHLDPWDHIEAAMALDAAGEHERAEAAYRWLAAHQNPDGSWYAAYPDTPDGVDTAHPTDSGRETNFCAYIAVGVWHHYLSTGDDAFLDRMWPTVVAAVEFVLALQQPGGQIGWRRNADGGADTDALLTGSSSIHQALRCALAIAEHREEPQPDWEVSTGLLAHAIRRHPERFLAKDRYSMDWYYPVLGGALTGAAAKQRIEEGWERFVVPGLGVRCVIPNPWVTGGESCELALALWAMGESDRAVDILQWIQPHLRAEDGMYWTGYVFDDGVVWPEERTAWTAGSLLLAVAALGGDEATTAVFGGERLPTGLESGCC, translated from the coding sequence ATGACGACGCCAGGCCGTACCGAACGCCTCGTCCTGCCCGGCGTCCTCACCGCCGACCAGGCCGCCCGCACGGTCGCGGGCATAGCGTCCGTACAGCGCGCCGACGGCGCCATACCGTGGTTCCGCGGCCACCACCTCGACCCGTGGGACCACATCGAGGCCGCCATGGCACTCGACGCCGCGGGCGAGCACGAGCGTGCCGAGGCCGCCTACCGTTGGCTCGCCGCCCACCAGAACCCGGACGGCTCCTGGTACGCGGCCTACCCCGACACCCCGGACGGCGTCGACACCGCCCACCCCACCGACAGCGGCCGCGAGACCAACTTCTGCGCGTACATCGCCGTCGGCGTCTGGCACCACTACCTCTCCACCGGCGACGACGCCTTCCTCGACCGCATGTGGCCGACCGTCGTCGCCGCCGTCGAGTTCGTCCTGGCCCTCCAGCAGCCCGGCGGCCAGATCGGCTGGCGGCGCAACGCGGACGGCGGCGCCGACACCGACGCCCTGCTGACCGGCAGCTCCTCCATCCACCAGGCGCTGCGCTGCGCGCTGGCCATCGCCGAGCACCGCGAGGAACCCCAGCCCGACTGGGAGGTCTCCACCGGGCTGCTCGCCCACGCCATCCGCCGCCACCCCGAGCGGTTCCTCGCCAAGGACCGCTACTCCATGGACTGGTACTACCCGGTCCTCGGCGGCGCCCTCACCGGGGCCGCCGCCAAGCAGCGCATAGAGGAGGGCTGGGAGCGCTTCGTCGTCCCCGGCCTGGGCGTGCGCTGCGTCATCCCCAACCCCTGGGTGACCGGCGGCGAGAGCTGCGAACTGGCGCTCGCCCTGTGGGCCATGGGCGAGTCGGACCGCGCGGTCGACATCCTCCAGTGGATCCAGCCGCACCTGCGCGCCGAGGACGGGATGTACTGGACGGGGTACGTCTTCGACGACGGCGTCGTCTGGCCCGAGGAGCGCACGGCGTGGACCGCGGGCTCGCTGCTGCTGGCGGTCGCGGCGCTCGGCGGTGACGAGGCGACCACGGCGGTCTTCGGCGGGGAACGGTTGCCGACGGGCCTGGAGTCGGGCTGCTGCTGA
- a CDS encoding class I SAM-dependent methyltransferase: MLTVDFSRFPLAPGDRVLDLGCGAGRHAFECYRRGAHVVALDRNGDEIREVAKWFAAMKEAGEAPEGATATAMEGDALALPFPDDSFDVVIISEVMEHIPDDKGVLAEMVRVLRPGGRIAVTVPRYGPEKVCWALSDAYHEVEGGHIRIYRAEELLAKMREAGLRPYGTHHAHALHSPYWWLKCAFGVDNDKALPVRAYHKLLVWDIMKKPLATRLAEQALNPLIGKSFVAYATKPHLPAGDAAADATGRAGA, translated from the coding sequence TTGCTGACCGTCGACTTCTCCCGCTTCCCGCTCGCCCCCGGCGACCGCGTCCTCGACCTGGGGTGCGGCGCGGGGCGGCACGCCTTCGAGTGCTACCGGCGCGGCGCGCACGTCGTCGCGCTCGACCGCAACGGCGACGAGATACGAGAGGTCGCCAAGTGGTTCGCCGCCATGAAGGAGGCCGGTGAGGCCCCCGAAGGCGCCACCGCCACCGCCATGGAAGGCGACGCGCTCGCCCTGCCCTTCCCCGACGACAGCTTCGACGTCGTCATCATCTCCGAGGTGATGGAGCACATCCCGGACGACAAGGGCGTGCTCGCCGAGATGGTCCGCGTGCTCAGGCCCGGCGGCCGGATCGCGGTCACCGTGCCGCGCTACGGGCCGGAGAAGGTCTGCTGGGCGCTGTCGGACGCGTACCACGAGGTCGAGGGCGGCCACATCCGCATCTACCGCGCCGAGGAACTCCTCGCCAAGATGCGCGAGGCCGGGCTGCGCCCCTACGGCACCCACCACGCGCACGCGCTGCACTCGCCGTACTGGTGGCTCAAGTGCGCCTTCGGCGTGGACAACGACAAGGCCCTGCCCGTCCGCGCGTACCACAAGCTGCTGGTCTGGGACATCATGAAGAAGCCGCTGGCCACCCGGCTCGCCGAGCAGGCGCTCAACCCGCTGATCGGCAAGAGCTTCGTGGCCTACGCCACCAAGCCGCACCTGCCCGCGGGGGACGCCGCGGCCGACGCGACCGGTCGGGCGGGGGCATGA
- a CDS encoding glycosyltransferase family 4 protein produces MTGDRPLRIALLTYKGNPFCGGQGVYVRHLSRELARLGHSVEVIGAQPYPVLDDGVPLTELPSLDLYRQPDPFRTPRREEYRDWVDALEVGTMWTGGFPEPLTFSLRARRHLAARRGEFDVVHDNQTLGYGLLGLDRIGFPLVTTIHHPITVDRRLELAAATTWKRRLSVRRWYGFTRMQKRVAARLPSVLTVSGSSRQEIMEDLGVRPDRIHVVPIGADTRLFSPDPAVPEVPGRIVTTSSADVPLKGLVHLVEALAKVRAERPDAHLVVVGKRPEKGPVADAVARHGLDGAVRFVKGISDAELVDLVRGAQVSCVPSLYEGFSLPAAEAMATGTPLVATTGGAIPEVAGPDGETCLAVPPGDADALATALGRLLGDADLRRRLGAAGRDRVLARFTWEQAARGTAEHYRAAIEARRATARAGMPRPATAPPRQLT; encoded by the coding sequence GTGACCGGCGACAGGCCGCTGCGCATCGCGCTGCTCACCTACAAAGGGAACCCGTTCTGCGGCGGCCAGGGCGTGTACGTGCGCCATCTGTCGCGCGAGCTGGCACGGCTCGGCCACAGCGTGGAGGTCATCGGCGCGCAGCCGTACCCCGTCCTCGACGACGGCGTGCCCCTCACCGAGCTGCCCAGCCTCGACCTCTACCGGCAGCCCGACCCCTTCCGCACGCCGCGGCGGGAGGAGTACCGCGACTGGGTCGACGCCCTGGAGGTCGGCACCATGTGGACCGGCGGCTTCCCCGAGCCGCTGACGTTCAGCCTCCGCGCCCGCCGCCACCTGGCCGCCCGGCGCGGTGAGTTCGACGTCGTCCACGACAACCAGACCCTCGGCTACGGGCTGCTCGGCCTGGACCGGATCGGCTTCCCGCTCGTCACCACGATCCACCACCCCATCACCGTGGACCGCCGACTGGAGCTCGCCGCGGCCACCACCTGGAAGCGCCGCCTGTCCGTGCGCCGCTGGTACGGCTTCACCCGCATGCAGAAGCGGGTCGCCGCCCGGCTGCCCTCGGTGCTCACCGTCTCCGGCTCCTCCCGCCAGGAGATCATGGAAGACCTCGGCGTGCGCCCGGACCGGATCCACGTCGTCCCCATCGGCGCGGACACCCGGCTGTTCTCGCCGGACCCGGCCGTCCCCGAGGTGCCGGGCAGGATCGTCACCACCTCCAGCGCCGACGTCCCGCTCAAGGGGTTGGTCCATCTCGTCGAGGCGCTCGCCAAGGTCCGCGCCGAGCGGCCCGACGCCCACCTCGTCGTCGTCGGCAAGCGGCCCGAGAAGGGCCCCGTGGCCGACGCCGTCGCCCGGCACGGACTCGACGGCGCCGTCCGGTTCGTCAAGGGCATCAGCGACGCCGAACTCGTCGACCTCGTCCGCGGCGCCCAGGTCTCCTGCGTCCCCTCTCTATATGAAGGCTTCTCCCTCCCGGCGGCCGAGGCCATGGCCACCGGCACCCCGCTGGTCGCCACCACCGGCGGCGCCATCCCGGAGGTCGCGGGCCCCGACGGCGAGACCTGCCTGGCCGTACCGCCCGGTGACGCGGACGCGTTGGCCACCGCGCTCGGCCGGCTGCTGGGCGACGCCGACCTGCGGCGCAGACTCGGCGCGGCCGGCCGGGACCGCGTCCTGGCCCGCTTCACCTGGGAACAGGCCGCCCGCGGCACCGCCGAGCACTACCGCGCCGCCATCGAGGCGCGGCGTGCCACCGCCCGCGCCGGGATGCCGCGACCGGCCACCGCCCCGCCCCGGCAGCTCACCTGA
- a CDS encoding TetR family transcriptional regulator, producing the protein MTAEAKPASLQLTERQEARRRRILHASAQLASRGGFDAVQMREVAELSSVALGTLYRYFPSKVHLLVATMQDQLQQMHETLRKRPPTEREPAARVAQTLMRAFRALQREPHLADAMVRALTFADRSVSPEVDTVSRLTTAIILDAMGLQGPPTAEQLSAVRVIEHTWHSALVTWLSGRASIAQVKIDIETVCRLIDITAPPGRTHSPS; encoded by the coding sequence ATGACCGCAGAAGCCAAGCCAGCCTCCTTGCAGCTGACCGAGCGGCAGGAGGCGCGTCGCCGCCGGATCCTGCACGCCAGTGCCCAGCTGGCGAGCCGCGGCGGCTTCGACGCTGTGCAGATGCGCGAGGTGGCCGAGTTGTCCAGCGTGGCGCTCGGCACGCTCTACCGCTACTTCCCCTCCAAGGTGCATCTGCTCGTCGCGACGATGCAGGACCAGTTGCAGCAGATGCACGAGACGCTGCGGAAGCGGCCGCCCACCGAGCGGGAGCCCGCCGCCCGGGTCGCCCAGACCCTGATGCGCGCCTTCCGCGCACTCCAGCGGGAGCCGCACCTGGCGGACGCGATGGTGCGGGCCCTGACGTTCGCGGACCGCTCGGTGAGCCCGGAGGTGGACACGGTCTCCCGGCTGACCACGGCCATCATCCTGGACGCGATGGGGCTTCAGGGCCCGCCCACGGCGGAGCAGTTGTCCGCGGTGCGGGTGATCGAGCACACGTGGCACTCGGCGCTGGTCACCTGGCTGTCGGGGCGGGCGTCGATCGCCCAGGTGAAGATCGACATCGAGACGGTGTGCCGGCTGATCGACATCACCGCGCCACCGGGCAGGACCCACTCCCCGAGCTAG
- a CDS encoding ferredoxin translates to MGDTADTPDTGDRWRVEVDRALCVGSGMCVHTAPEAFRLDASRRSRPSDAEVPASDAVLSAAEGCPVEAVLLRLSGTGEPVFPPED, encoded by the coding sequence ATGGGGGACACGGCGGATACGCCGGACACGGGGGACCGCTGGCGGGTGGAGGTCGACCGCGCGCTGTGTGTCGGCTCGGGGATGTGCGTCCATACGGCGCCGGAGGCGTTCCGGCTCGACGCGTCCCGTCGGTCGCGGCCGTCCGACGCCGAAGTGCCGGCCTCGGACGCGGTGCTGAGCGCGGCGGAGGGCTGCCCGGTCGAGGCCGTCCTGCTGCGCCTGAGCGGCACGGGCGAACCGGTCTTCCCTCCGGAGGACTAG
- a CDS encoding aldehyde dehydrogenase: MTDPANGRVEYGHLVIGGAPAEPAGRGTIEVVSPHTEAVIGRVPHATREDVDRAVATARAAFDAGPWPRSDPKERIAVVTRIKDALAARHEEVARTVTAQNGSPYSWSVLGQALGAVMVWEAALAVARDTGYEERRTGILGPLLVRRAPVGVVAAVVPWNAPQFVAAAKLAPALLAGCPVILKPSPEAPLDSYLLAEIAAEAGLPDGVLSVLPAGPEVGEYLVGHPGVDKVSFTGSVAAGRRVMEVAARRLTRVTLELGGKSAAVILPDADLDAAVGGIVPNAWMNNGQACVAQTRILAPRDHYAEIAERLAAAASALVVGDPFDPATQVGPLVARRQQQRSFDYIDLGRREGAELLTGGGRPASPETGWYVEPTLFGNVRNDMRIAREEIFGPVICLLPYESEEEAVRIADDSDYGLSGSVWTADVERGIGVARRIRTGTFSVNTFSLDMLGPFGGFKNSGLGREFGPEGFAAYLEHQTIHLPADWEG; this comes from the coding sequence ATGACGGACCCCGCGAACGGCCGTGTCGAGTACGGCCACCTGGTCATCGGCGGCGCCCCGGCCGAACCCGCGGGCCGCGGCACCATCGAGGTCGTCTCACCGCACACGGAGGCGGTCATCGGCCGCGTACCGCACGCCACCCGCGAGGACGTGGACCGGGCGGTCGCCACCGCGCGCGCCGCCTTCGACGCCGGCCCCTGGCCGCGTAGCGACCCCAAGGAGCGGATCGCGGTCGTCACCCGGATCAAGGACGCGCTCGCCGCCCGGCACGAGGAGGTCGCCCGGACCGTCACCGCCCAGAACGGCAGCCCGTACTCCTGGAGCGTCCTCGGCCAGGCGCTCGGCGCGGTGATGGTGTGGGAGGCGGCCCTCGCGGTCGCCCGCGACACCGGCTACGAGGAGCGGCGCACCGGCATCCTGGGGCCGCTGCTGGTGCGGCGCGCCCCGGTCGGGGTGGTGGCGGCCGTCGTGCCGTGGAACGCCCCGCAGTTCGTGGCCGCGGCCAAGCTCGCGCCCGCGCTGCTGGCCGGCTGCCCGGTGATCCTCAAGCCCTCCCCGGAGGCCCCGCTCGACTCGTACCTGCTCGCGGAGATCGCCGCCGAGGCGGGGCTGCCGGACGGCGTGCTGTCCGTCCTGCCCGCGGGCCCGGAGGTCGGCGAGTACCTGGTGGGGCACCCGGGCGTCGACAAGGTGTCGTTCACCGGGTCCGTGGCAGCGGGCCGGCGCGTCATGGAGGTCGCCGCCCGCCGACTGACGCGGGTGACGCTGGAGTTGGGCGGCAAGTCGGCGGCCGTCATCCTGCCCGACGCCGATCTGGACGCCGCCGTCGGCGGCATCGTCCCCAACGCGTGGATGAACAACGGCCAGGCGTGCGTTGCCCAGACCCGCATCCTCGCCCCGCGCGACCACTACGCGGAGATCGCCGAACGCCTCGCGGCCGCCGCCTCCGCGCTGGTCGTCGGGGACCCGTTCGACCCGGCCACCCAGGTCGGCCCGCTGGTCGCGCGCCGCCAGCAGCAGCGCTCGTTCGACTACATCGACCTCGGGCGGCGCGAGGGCGCCGAACTGCTCACCGGAGGCGGCCGCCCCGCCTCCCCCGAGACCGGCTGGTACGTCGAACCGACCCTCTTCGGGAACGTCCGCAACGACATGCGGATCGCCCGTGAGGAGATCTTCGGCCCCGTCATCTGCCTGCTGCCGTACGAGAGCGAGGAGGAGGCGGTGCGGATCGCCGACGACTCCGATTACGGGCTCTCCGGCAGCGTGTGGACCGCCGACGTCGAACGCGGCATCGGCGTGGCCCGGCGCATCCGCACCGGAACGTTCTCCGTGAACACCTTCAGCCTCGACATGCTCGGCCCGTTCGGCGGCTTCAAGAACTCCGGCCTGGGGCGGGAGTTCGGCCCCGAGGGGTTCGCCGCCTACCTGGAGCACCAGACGATCCATCTGCCCGCCGACTGGGAGGGCTGA
- a CDS encoding prenyltransferase/squalene oxidase repeat-containing protein → MNVRRSAAALAVSVVLGAAAAPAAFADDAPSPKPKQSALPQGLYGTKDPTYDGVWRQSLALLAQDAVGVTPAESGVKWLAGQQCADGGFVPFRHETATPCTAKNVDSNATAAAVQALAAVGGHGAAVEKGVGWLKKNQNEDGGWGMNPGGDSDANSTAVAVGALAAAGQDPAKIASAKGGKTPYDALLALRLGCDAKKDERGAFAYQPGKGDLAPNDVATVAAALGATGQGFVFEPVGRDDDEAVEPLECGAGADKSDTKAKGAAAAEDAADAADAYLVAKLAGNGQHLMAALPGQDPKPDLGSTADAVLALAAGEHRAAAAKPLAWLQGKDSGAVAWAKDDPGALAKLILATRSVGGDPRDFGGTDLVRALNATGPKPAAASDHSGTQKQADEDKKKDDKGDSPFGLWWFIGVCAVAGIGIGFLLSGRKKQQL, encoded by the coding sequence ATGAACGTACGCCGCAGCGCCGCGGCCCTGGCCGTCTCCGTCGTCCTCGGCGCGGCCGCCGCCCCGGCGGCGTTCGCCGACGACGCCCCCTCCCCGAAGCCGAAGCAGTCCGCGCTGCCGCAGGGGCTGTACGGGACCAAGGACCCCACGTACGACGGCGTGTGGCGGCAGTCCCTGGCGCTGCTCGCCCAGGACGCGGTCGGCGTCACCCCGGCGGAGTCGGGTGTGAAGTGGCTGGCCGGGCAGCAGTGCGCGGACGGCGGCTTTGTGCCGTTCCGGCACGAGACCGCCACCCCGTGCACGGCGAAGAACGTCGACAGCAACGCCACCGCGGCCGCCGTGCAGGCGCTCGCCGCGGTCGGCGGGCACGGCGCGGCCGTCGAGAAGGGCGTCGGCTGGCTGAAGAAGAACCAGAACGAGGACGGCGGCTGGGGGATGAACCCCGGCGGCGACAGCGACGCCAACTCCACGGCCGTGGCCGTCGGCGCGCTCGCCGCCGCCGGGCAGGACCCGGCGAAGATCGCCTCCGCGAAGGGCGGCAAGACGCCGTACGACGCGCTGCTCGCGCTGCGGCTGGGCTGCGACGCGAAGAAGGACGAGCGCGGGGCGTTCGCGTACCAGCCCGGTAAGGGCGACCTGGCCCCGAACGACGTGGCCACCGTCGCCGCCGCGCTCGGCGCCACCGGCCAGGGCTTCGTGTTCGAGCCGGTCGGCAGGGACGACGACGAGGCGGTCGAGCCGCTGGAGTGCGGAGCGGGCGCCGACAAGAGCGACACGAAGGCCAAGGGCGCGGCCGCGGCGGAGGACGCCGCCGACGCGGCGGACGCGTACCTGGTCGCCAAGCTGGCCGGGAACGGCCAGCACCTGATGGCCGCCCTGCCCGGCCAGGACCCGAAGCCCGACCTCGGCAGCACCGCCGACGCGGTGCTCGCGCTCGCGGCGGGCGAGCATCGGGCCGCGGCCGCCAAGCCGCTCGCCTGGCTCCAGGGCAAGGACAGCGGCGCGGTCGCGTGGGCCAAGGACGACCCGGGCGCGCTGGCCAAGCTGATCCTGGCCACCCGCTCGGTCGGCGGCGACCCGCGCGACTTCGGCGGTACGGACCTGGTACGTGCGCTGAACGCCACCGGCCCCAAGCCCGCGGCCGCCTCGGACCACTCCGGCACGCAGAAGCAGGCCGACGAGGACAAGAAGAAGGACGACAAGGGCGACAGCCCGTTCGGCCTGTGGTGGTTCATCGGCGTGTGCGCGGTCGCGGGCATCGGCATCGGCTTCCTGCTCAGCGGCCGGAAGAAGCAGCAGCTCTGA
- a CDS encoding SCO2322 family protein: MAERSVARRPYGRDAPARPVALVSSLCAGLLLVVLGAAPAHAQGYRYWSFWERDGDAWTYATQGPSTARPDDGETIGFRFAVSEDSRNAAQPRGAADFDAICAGTPAKGDAKRVAVVIDFGTAAHAPDGETPPPARTACARVRSGASAAEALAAVAKPLRYGSSALLCGIADYPRSGCAEQADRSGTGSGADSGDESATGTARPGRSGERADGEDNGGEGPSTGLLGGAAAVVALGAAAWWQTRRRRG; the protein is encoded by the coding sequence ATGGCTGAACGGTCCGTGGCACGGCGTCCGTACGGGCGGGACGCGCCGGCCAGGCCGGTCGCGCTGGTCTCGTCGCTGTGCGCCGGGCTGCTGCTCGTCGTCCTGGGCGCCGCCCCCGCGCACGCCCAGGGCTACCGCTACTGGTCGTTCTGGGAGCGGGACGGCGACGCGTGGACGTACGCCACCCAGGGGCCGTCGACCGCGCGGCCGGACGACGGCGAGACCATCGGCTTCCGGTTCGCCGTCAGCGAGGACTCCCGGAACGCCGCCCAGCCGCGCGGCGCCGCCGACTTCGACGCCATCTGCGCGGGCACCCCGGCCAAGGGCGACGCCAAGCGGGTCGCCGTCGTCATCGACTTCGGTACGGCGGCCCACGCGCCCGACGGCGAGACCCCGCCCCCGGCCCGCACCGCATGCGCGCGGGTCCGCAGTGGGGCGAGCGCGGCGGAGGCGCTCGCGGCCGTCGCGAAGCCGCTGCGCTACGGCTCGTCGGCGCTGCTGTGCGGCATCGCCGACTACCCGCGGTCCGGCTGCGCCGAGCAGGCGGACCGTTCCGGTACGGGATCCGGTGCGGACTCCGGCGACGAGTCGGCGACGGGCACGGCACGCCCCGGGCGGTCCGGCGAGCGCGCCGACGGTGAGGACAACGGCGGCGAAGGGCCGTCGACCGGCCTGCTCGGCGGGGCCGCAGCCGTGGTCGCACTCGGCGCGGCCGCGTGGTGGCAGACCCGCCGTCGCCGCGGATGA